Within Mustela lutreola isolate mMusLut2 chromosome 10, mMusLut2.pri, whole genome shotgun sequence, the genomic segment GACATTTGCTTcagtctctctctcgctctctcttttttaaagattttatttatttgtttgacagaaatcacaagtaggcaaagaggcaggcgaggggtgggggaagcagcctccctgctgagcagagagcccgatgtggggcttgatccaaggaccctgagatcatgacctgagctgaaggcagaggcttaacctactgagccacccaggcacctctgcttCAGTCTCTTGATGGTCagctatctcatttaattctcacatcaTCTTCCTGAAGTATGTATTACTATTGACATCCCTCTTTtgacagatggaaaaactgaggctcagagaggttagacAAGTTGCCCATGATCAACTGGTCAATGTGTGGGAAAATCAGGCTTCTCTGACTTCAAAGCCTTGACATTAGGCCAGGGTATTTCACCCTTGACACTGTTGACATTTGTGGCTGgacagtcttatttatttatttatttatttatttacaatttttatttatttgacagagagagggagaaagagaacaccagcagggggaaccggagagggagaagcaggctgagtagggagtccaatgtggggctcaaatccaggactctgggatcaagacctgagctgaaggcagatgcttaactgactgagccacccaggagcccttggacagttcttttttttttttttttttttttttttaagattttatttatttatttgacagagagagatcacaagtagacagagaggcaggcagagagagagagggaagcaggctccctgctgagcagagagcccgaagcgggactcgatcccaggactctgagatcatgacctgagccgaaggcagtggcttaacccactgagccacccaggtgccctggacagTTCTTTATTGTGGGGGGCTGCCCTCTGCCTTGTAAGATGTCTAATAGCATCCTTGACCTCTAtctactagatgccagcagcactcCTCTCCCAACTGTGATGGCCGAAATTCTCTCCAGACTTTGCCAAATGTTCTCGGGGAGCAACATTGCTCCCAGTTGAGAATTCTAACTCCTGGCTGACTGGATGACTCCTGATTTAAGTTTGGGGACTCAGGGAAGATAAGGTGAAAGGAAATTTCGTGACGTTCTTTTAAGATCTATGAGGGCAGGAGCGTTGGgatgacttagttggttaagcatctgccttcagctcaagtcttgatgctggggtcctgtgattgagtctcacattgggctccctgctcagcagggagcctgcttctgcctctccctctgtgtgcatgctctctttcaaataaataaataaaatcttaaaaaaaaaaatctatgagggCAGGTGTTCAGGGCTCTGTGACTCTGAAATCAGCCCCCACCGCATAGAGAGATATTGACTAAGTCTTGTAGCCTGCTGGAGTGAGACCAGCTGTAGGGCCTTTTATCTCGAGACTGACAGGGTGCGCTCTCACTGGGCAGGGCCCCAATCATCAGTGTCTCCCCTGCCCAGGGTTCAATTTATCTGGAGGCCATTAAGGAACCAGCTGATGATTATCTCTTGGCTTGAACTTGGCTTTATCTCTGGTCTTTGATTCTAAATAGGACTAATGACCACTTGAGATTCAGGTTGGGTACAAGCTGCCCAGCACCTTCTTGATGAACCGAGGGGAAGCCTCTCACAGCCCAGTTCACTGCTCCCATCTCAACAAATGCTCCCACCTCCAGGGCAAGTTAAAGACCCGGGAGTCAGTGCAGATGTCTCCCTCGCAATCAATGTCCTATTTCAAGTATTCACTAAGTCCTATCGATTTGGATCCTAAATATGATTTGGATCCTGCAGTCCTGGTGactgcccctgccccaggccaAGGCACCATAGACTATTGCAATATCCTCTCAAAGGAACCTACCTGTTCACTCCTGCCTTCCATTCTGTTGCTCACACTGCAACTAGagtagcttttattattttttctttttttaagattttatttatttatttgacagatagtaagagagggaacataagcaaggggagtgggagagggagaagctggctttctgctgagcagggagcccgacgcagggctgatcacaggactctgggatcatgaccagagctgagggcagatgcctaacaactgagccacccaggcacccccagagaagcctttttaaaatgttaatctgAATCTACCCACCCACCTACCTCTCTACACACATTCCTACTCCAGCCCTAAATCATTCAGTGATGCTACCTGTCTTTCCCCATCACTCTCTCTACTCCACAGACTTACtggcttttctgttttcaaaagcaCCATGTTCtctccaccccagggcctttgcacatgttgtCCTCTCAGGTTTGTGTTCTCACTGCCCCTCTTTGCTTACATAGCTTCATTCAGCCTTAagggaagtcttccctgaccactttgctccccacccccttagTTTAGGTCTAGATCCATTGTTCCACATTCCTACAGCAGCATTTCGCTCTTTCCTCATTGTTATCTCAGGCTGTGTGCATATTTGGGGATTGCTCATTTGTTGAAACTCCTCTTCCCCTTGAAACTGTTCCCACAAATGGGAACAATGTATCTATTTTTGCTCACCATTATATCCCTAAAGCCTTGTATATGCCTGGAACATAGCAGGCACTTTATAGGTACTTGTTGAATGATGGTAATGAGCACATACAATCCTACCAACAAGCTTCTGAGAATTTCACCTGAGGCCAGTGCCCTGCTCTGACCCTCTACAGCACCTCCTTTCATGGCATTATAAGATGGAGAGCAGTAGTAGACTTGAAAGACATAAAAGGCTCTGGAACCTGACTGGGTTCAAATCTTCCCTCTGACACTTCCCAGATATGGGACATTGGGCAAATTCTTTAACTTCTGtgttttagtttcttcttctgtaaaataccAATAACAATAGTACCTGTCTCGTGGGGTGGTTGTAAGGATCCAAAAAGTGAGCTTCTAGAACATGCTATTGGAAGGGCTTGGTGCATAACGAGTGTGCCACTAATCttagttattattaatattattaatagaaGAAGCACAGATTCTAGAAGTAGATGAATCTGGTTTTCTgtcatatttgcaaatcattccCTGTGTGACTTTGCATAAATCGTGTTACAcccctgagcctcaatttctccaTCCGTTAAATCAGGATCTCAAGGCCTACTTCAGAGAAAGCCATCATGAGGGCCTGATAGGATGAGATATGAAGAATgcagaccaggggcacctgggtggctccgagggttaagcctctgccttcggctcgggtcatgatctcagggtcctgggatcgagctctgcatcaggctctctgcttggtggagagccagcccccagcccccacctgcttctctgcctacttgtgatctgtcaagtaagtaaaatcttaaaaaaaataagaatgcagaCCAGTGCCCTGTGGTCCTTCCTGACAGCCTAAATTGGTCACTGTTGCCTATTAGATAGGAAGCTCCCTGAAGATAGTGTTTGCATCTGCTTTATTTAGAGGGCTGTTATCCTCAGCCCCCCTGTAGTTGGTAGTTGTAGGTGTTCAAtacatggttcttttttttttttttttaagatgttatttattgagacacctgggtggctcagtgagttaagcctctgccttcggctcaggtcatgatctcagggtcctgggatcgagccctgcattggactctgcttagcagggagcctgcttccccctctctctctgcctgcctctctgcctacttgtgatctctgtctgtcaaataaataacatcttaaaaaaaaagatgttatttatttgagagagggagagtcaaAGAGAGAGCTTGAATcagggggagggttagagggcgaagcagacttcctgctgagcagggtgccggatgtggggcttgatgccaggacctgggatcatgaaccgagctgaaggcagacacttagccatcCAGGTTAAGTGGgtggttgagccacccagacacccttcaaTAAATAGatctttgttgaataaatgaatcaataatGGCAGGGACCATGCTTTGTCCATCTTTGTGTCCAACCTGAGACTAGTGAAATACCTAGCATCTAAGTTCAATAAAAGTTTGTTgacagaacagatttttaaaacgcCTACTCATTTCTGTTTCCCCGCTCCATTTGAATTTCTAAATTAAACTGAGAAAGATACTTGTTAACTTAGCCTATACCTCTCTAGCCTTAGTcgtcttatctataaaatgaagctaTAAATAAAATCCACCACATAAGAGTGTTCGGAAAAGTAAACGAAGCAATATATATTTGGCACACAGGAAATGTTAGTTCATTATTATTccctttcctgagcctcagttttctcatctgtgaaatgggcacccactcactcattcattcattgattatTCAACAAACACAGTGCTGATGTGCAAGGCATTGTAATTAAGACCCAGGGCGGTTAGAGAAGTGAACAAGCCATGGTCCCTGTCGTGAGGCACTGTCTGCTTCGGGACTGTATATGAATAGAAAAACCCAGGGATAAAAAAGCCAAGGTAAATGTGAGGTCTACAGAAGCTGGGATAGGGGCCCACAGGGTTTCAGTGAGCTCTTGAGGAAGAGTATAAAAAGTCACCAACTCAGTGTAACCACCAACATGACATCAATCTGAAATGGATTTGATCTCTCTGGGCTTTGGTTTTTGTAGCCTGGGTCTGTGGAATGTGCCAGTTTTGCTGCAGCTCTGCTTTCTACCCCTGCTCACCAGCATATGAGAGGCTGGTCCAGGTGTCACAGTCCCCCTGAGCATCCAGTTCAAACAGACATACCCTTCCAAGACTCAGCCTTgctttcctccccttcctgctgGATCCTACCTTCTCAGGGGACTGAACAGTGATTCCCTTATACCCACAATGTGGAACAACAGGGTGCCTCCAAGGAATGCTGGGCTCCTGGTTCTCCAAAGACAAGCCTGCCTCTTCTCGGGGTGGGACCCAGAGAGGGAATGCTTGGGCACTGGGAATAGGGACAGGCCAGGCCACGTGTCTGGGTTCCTGAATCTAAGGGGATCCCATGTTTGACTCTGATGTTCACAGCTGGTTCCAGGGAACTGACTCCTGCCAATCAAACTAATGAAGGATTGAAACATCTGAATTAGAATTTTACATTTAAGCTAGGTGCAACTTGCTGGGTTGGGTGGGACTATCTGTCTCCTCTCCAGTCACCAACGTATTTGCACCTGTTACCCAGAGCAGTCTTTTACTTTCAAGTGAAAGAAATTTACATGTCAAGGGTATTTAAACATCAGGGGAGGGTCTGCTGTCAGTGGcctgccagagggagaaggatgtCTGAGTCCCAGTGGCCCATCCTAGCAGGCCTCAGGGAAGAAGCAAGATTTATGAGGTGAGAGCCCGCCTGGGCTGCTTCTTCTAACCGTAAAGGCCTCCCTGCAGTATTTTCTGTCTCGTCAACGctgcatttcattttaaattgcaGCTGAAAGCAGATATTTTCCCTCTTGCCTATTACACCTCTTaatttgtctctccctctgctgttatTTGTCTCTATAAAGTGTTTTGCATGAAAGACCCACACAGCACAGTGTTGCTTTGCCCTGGGTTAGCTTTAACAGGAAGGGAAAGCACAGAGAGGCTTAAGTCCAAGGAGGAAGGTGTGAGAGAGGGCCTTGGAGTCGAGAGGCACACAGGTCTGGGAATATATGGCTGGCAGTGGGTACGTGTGCATGTTTTTGGACCTGTTGTGGGTCAGTGGGTATGTGTGTACACAAGTCAATATTCATACTGATACGTTTAGATGTCTATGAATGCTCCGGTGTAATCACCTGATGTCCGTACCTAAATTAAGTGTATGTGTGCAAGTACTCACTCACACTCAACCCCGAGCGCATATGTATCTAATGCATAGAAGCACACATGTGCACAGAAACACGCGGGCATCTAGGTATGCACGTCACATGATGCGTGTGGTCTGCACACAGGACCAgggttctctcttctctgccctcacctcacatctctccctcccccacccgggGACCCTAGTCCAGTTTGGGGCTGTGGGAAAAGGAAGGCAGAGCTGGTTGGTGGGGGTCCAGTGGAAACACTGCCTTAGCCTGGTCCAACAGCGGCTACTGCTCCCCGGCTTGGCTCCAGCCACCTTTTCCTTAGCCTGGCACAGCAGCACCACCACGGCTTCTGCAGAAGCTCTGGGGACCCCTGGGCAGGCCCCCAGCTCCCTGTCAATCCCAGAGGGGTGACAGCGGCTCATGAACAATGGCCAGAGCCCTTTAGACTAGCGGGGTCTCCTGCCCCCACCCGTAGGCCAATGACCCTAGCCGAGCGGTTGGGGGGGGGCCGGCACGGGGGCCTCGCGGTTGCTCCCGGACCAGCGAACGCTGGCCACTAACCAATGGACGACTGCAGCCCAACGGGGATCCCTCCGAGGCAGCCAATGACCTCGTTGCGCtctccaccccgcccccgccaacTCCGCGCAGCTGGACCATTGGTGCTGGTGGGATGGGGGGAGTGTGCGCGGCGCTGGCCACTTGAGGGAGGGGGCGTGGCTTGGAGTCcccttgcctctccccacccGCGCTTAGGCCCCGCGCTCGCTACCCACGGACGCGAGGCCATTGGCCTGGCTGCGGCGCCGCGGCGGAGGTGGACCGCGGGGCGCGCGCAGTGGGCGTGGCCCGAGGGCGTGGCCCGGAGGGAGGCGGGGCCGCGGGCGCTGTCTCAGTGAAAGCggagctgcggcggcggcggcggaggcgtcCGGGCGGGTGTGCGCGCGTGTGGAGCGCAggctcggcggcggcggcggcggctcagcctgcggcggcggcagcggcccgTCTGGAGCGGCCGCTGAGAGGACGCCAGCTGCAACGGGAGAGGTGCAGACCGGGCTGCGCGCTCCGCGGAGCCGGCGGGGGCCGGGAACAGGTGATCCCCGCGGGGTGCCGAGCCCTACCGAGTTGGCGGGGCGGAAGTCCGCACTCCCGGGCGCAGCTGCAGCCGCCCTGCCGCGGCTGGTCGCGGACGGCGCCCGGCTCCGGACCGCGGCTGGGGCATCCCTCAGCTCCCGCGAGCCCAGGAAGCCCCCTGCCCAGTGGGCTCAGAAGTGCCTGCTCCCGCTGCCCCGCGTCCGCTCCGTGGCGGAGCAAAGTTGTGGACGTGTCCCGATAGCCGAGCCGGGGGCTGTCGCGACCCGGCAGGGTCGGCGCGCTCTCGCAGCGGCGCTGACACGCCAGCTCCGCCACCGCCTCGCCCCCTGAGTCGGCCCCTTCTGGAAACTGCTTCTGCGGCTGAAACTTTGGGGCGAGGGGCTGCGAGCGGCTCTGCGCGGGGACGAGGCCTGCCGGCGCCCCTCCGCGCGGACTGCCTGGGCGCCGCGGACGGCATGTGACGGCCTCGGCGGCGGCCGTAGCGCGGGAAGGCGCGGGCCCTGCGGGCTCCGGCCGCTGCGAGGAGGGGCTGCGCGGCGGCCGGAGAAAAGGCTGTGGCGCGCGGCCGACCTTTGCGGGCCCGGGCCCCGAGCCGTGCCGCCCGGCGCGCCCGGGCCCCGCCGAGATTCGTTGCGCCTCCGCCTCGGCGCTGGGGCACTCGCCCCAAACTCCCTGAACTTCAGGGGCAGCCCCCGAAGCGGCGAAACTCTcagggacacccccacccccgaccccgggCGGCGCCCCTCGACGACCTCCCCGCAACGAACCCCGGCTGGCCAGTGCCTGCATTCGGAGGGCCTCGGGGGCCCGGCCGGAGCTGACCAGCCCCAGCCCGGGGCCAGGCCACGATGCTCATGAGGAAAGTGCCCGTCTTCGTCCCGGCCTCCCCGTGGGGGCTGCGGCTGCCGCAGaagttcctcttccttctcttcctctcggGCCTCATCACCCTGTGCTTCGGGGCCCTCTTCCTGCTGCCCAACTCTTCTCGCCTCAAGCGCCTCTTCCTGGCCCCCCGGACCCAGCAGCCTGGCCTGGAGGTAGTGGCCGATATCGCCGGCCACCCCCTGGCCCGTGAGCGGGAGTCGCCTCCCAACCCGGTCCCCGCCGTGCCAGCCCCCGGTGAGGACGATGCCAGCAGCCAAGCCAGTACCCGCCGCCGGAAAGTGTGGCTGCGGCGCACCCACCCCACCGGGACTCGGGAAATGGCCACGGCGGCCAGGAGCAGCGGCAGCACGGCCCTCAGACCCCAGGAGGGGGGCATCCCGTTTAGCTTTGACTTCAACGCGTTCCGGAGCCGCCTCCGCCACCCGGTCCTGGGGACCAGGGCAGATGAGAGTAAGGAGCCGCAGAGCCTAGTTCGAGCCCAGCGGGAGAAAATCAAGGAGGTAAGGACTCTCCTCCCCCGGAAAGCGAGAAGACCCTTCGTGCTTGCGTCTGTTCCTCCGGGTCCCAGTCACTTCTGGTCCCTAGACTACTGTTCTAGGCCCTCACGGGACACtgcaccctctctctcctcccaaacTTTCCACCTTCTCCTCAGTGGGCACTTTCCCACTGCTGGGTTTAGTTAATCATCCCCACCTCTGACGGATGGGAGCCGAACCACTGGATCGACTCTCCCCCACCCTGAATCTGGTCTTTTCAGTCAAGTCCCCAACCCAGATGCGCTACACTCTGTCCCTTTTTGGAGTTGCTCGTTAGCTTCATTAATGGACACCCACTTTGCCTACCATGGGGCCAAGGGCCACATTCTTTCTCACTGTATGTCCTTAAGCCCTgacttcccccaaacccctgtAGGATCTGCTACCTGGAAATCCAGGATatggggatggggtggtggtggtggtatttaGGATCCTGAAAGTATTTTGTAATCTAGCCAGCAACCTACAAACCAGAGGGTGTTGTGCATTCTTGCTAACTATTTCTGTTGAGCTTTGAAACACTTATACATAAGGAAATGTGATGTAGGAAGGAGTGATCAAGAGGGCGGTGGTGATGTTACAGAAGCTCCGAGGTTATTGGCTTAATGAAGCAGGTCTTGGACTCGTTCCCCATAGGGACTGTACCAGGGACGGGTTTAGAAGGATCATTTTGAGTGTCAATCTTGGTCTTAGTTTAAGAAACGAAAAACAAAAGCTTGAAGACTGTTGCCAAGCCATGTCTGGTAACTAAATATTCTGCTCTACCACTATTAGAGCTGCCTCCTTGAGGTTTTTGCCCAGCAATGCAGAGGGGGCTGCAGTGACACCCCCAGGCCACGAGGGGGCTATGGGCAAGCTGTGGGCCAGGGTCTCCTCCCTAGAAATGAGAGGATGCATCCCCCACTCCCTGTGGACCCAGAAGGAAAAGGCTGTTTCCGTCTGGACTTCTTGGTTTGCTGCAAAGGAGTCAGCCGGTCTGACTTCCAAGGGGAGCTGGCAGCAAGGGTCGGGACCTGACCTGCCAGGATATACTCAGAGCCAATGGAGAGCTTAGCTATCCCTCTCTCCTTGTCTGGACTATCCCCCATCCCAGTGTTCACCTCTGCCTTACTTCTTACCTCTGTTGGTACTCAGCCCTTCTGCGATAATCCCTGTTGGGAGACTCTATCTTAACTAGCAATCACAGGTCATTTTGTGACGTCA encodes:
- the LOC131809949 gene encoding basic proline-rich protein-like, coding for MQALASRGSLRGGRRGAPPGVGGGGVPESFAASGAAPEVQGVWGECPSAEAEAQRISAGPGRAGRHGSGPGPAKVGRAPQPFLRPPRSPSSQRPEPAGPAPSRATAAAEAVTCRPRRPGSPRGGAPAGLVPAQSRSQPLAPKFQPQKQFPEGADSGGEAVAELACQRRCESAPTLPGRDSPRLGYRDTSTTLLRHGADAGQREQALLSPLGRGLPGLAGAEGCPSRGPEPGAVRDQPRQGGCSCARECGLPPRQLAGVLSAAAPDGPLPPPQAEPPPPPPSLRSTRAHTRPDASAAAAAAPLSLRQRPRPRLPPGHALGPRPLRAPRGPPPPRRRSQANGLASVGSERGA